The following coding sequences lie in one Drosophila sulfurigaster albostrigata strain 15112-1811.04 chromosome 2R, ASM2355843v2, whole genome shotgun sequence genomic window:
- the LOC133838728 gene encoding sodium channel protein Nach-like, which yields MLGMKKTIKFYKETLVNDPEVRDMPPESRDCLFADEVPSWSVFKAYSYSACISDCTRIIQMEYCNCSLYNFNPFDNKQFPDCDYKGYLCVEQLGLISSDFQELKKYKGKCNCLPSCTEADLMDIYSSEELNTPGKLTISISMSIAPEYQFRRQVLRTKLDVIVSLGGILGLFLGASILSIIEFIYYFTFRAVNNFRN from the exons ATGTTGGGTATGAAGAAAACTATTAAGTTTTACAAAGAAACTCTTGTGAATGACCCTGAGGTTCGAGACATGCCGCCAGAGTCCAGAGATTGCTTATTCGCTGATGAGGTGCCGTCATGGAGTGTCTTCAAGGCATACAGCTATAGTGCATGTATTAGCGACTGCACGAGAATCATTCAAATGGAATATTGCAATTGTTCCCTTTACAATTTTAACCCATTCGACAATAAACAGTTTCCCGATTGTGACTATAAAGGTTATCTATGTGTGGAACAACTTGGACTTATAAGTTCCGATTTCCAAGAACTGAAGAAGTACAAAGGTAAATGCAATTGCTTGCCCTCGTGCACGGAAGCCGATTTGATGGACATTTATTCATCTGAGGAACTCAA TACTCCAGGAAAGCTTACTATAAGCATCTCGATGTCTATTGCACCAGAGTATCAATTTCGGCGACAAGTGCTACGCACAAAATTGGATGTTATTGTATCCTTGGGCGGCATATTGGGACTTTTCCTTGGTGCCAGCATCCTCAGCATTATCGAGTTTATCTACTATTTTACATTTCGTGCAGTTAATAATTTCAGAAATTAA
- the LOC133838288 gene encoding sodium channel protein Nach: MAHPLGDSNPKLSWRERFRAFFEYLKEYCGNCSLVGFSYIANQNLHWSERIFWLLCVLLSIGGVSYLIVEYQQDFSKHAVSVIYESISSFAPIRFPSISVCQLPPKYDFGGGFEEYIQSLGVGIGEPYNFDVHSQMVFILFPDRYSPNTITKRCKPYEDCEECAKCPKKDFRLLAERLGLNCTDIFNSCSLSGKSFDCCQYFLPMVTPSGTCFLLNSLQNNYKGSEHWFPATLDRNNPPEFHMYLKRAAVLSLFNEEDLPTLSLPAVTTTALLGIHKIFKFYTEALVNDPEIVDIAPEARDCYFPYEVPPWSVHKAYSFSACISDCTRLAQMDKCNCTLYIFNPFNDTRFPDCDFEGLLCLERNGVVKPNIAWMMKYRHPVANCDCLPACTESNIQAIYSQEQIEYPGAKDANITVSMTMWPTNQFHRIALRTKLDIVVTLGGILGLFLGASILSVIEIIYYFTIRAVNTYRFAHRPN, encoded by the exons ATGGCACATCCTCTTGGAGATTCAAATCCTAAGCTCTCATGGCGTGAGAGGTTCAGAGCATTTTTTGAATACTTAAAAGAATATTGCGGAAATTGTAGCTTAGTTGGATTTTCATACATTGCTAATCAGAA CTTGCATTGGTCAGAGCGCATCTTCTGGctgttgtgtgtgcttctgTCAATTGGTGGCGTTTCCTATCTGATTGTTGAGTATCAACAAGACTTTTCTAAACATGCCGTGAGTGTTATCTACGAGAGTATTTCATCATTTGCCCCCATCCGATTTCCCTCAATCAGCGTTTGTCAACTTCCACCGAAGTACGATTTTGGCGGAGGATTTGAGGAATACATTCAGAG TTTGGGTGTTGGCATAGGTGAGCCTTACAACTTTGATGTGCACTCACAGATGGTCTTCATACTCTTTCCTGATCGATATTCGCCAAATACAATAACGAAGCGTTGCAAACCATACGAAGATTGTGAAGAATGCGCAAAATGTCCAAAGAAAGATTTCCGACTGTTGGCTGAACGA TTGGGCTTGAATTGCACTGATATATTCAATTCATGTAGTCTCTCAGGCAAATCTTTTGATTGCTGTCAGTACTTTCTGCCCATGGTGACGCCTTCCGGCACCTGTTTCTTGCTCAACTCACTACAGAATAATTATAAAGGCTCCGAGCACTGGTTTCCCGCAACCCTGGATCGAAATAATCCCCCTGAATTTCACATGTATCTGAAAAGAGCTGCGGTGCTCAGTTTGTTCAATGAGGAGGATCTACCAACTCTTTCATTGCCAGCTGTCACCACCACCGCCTTGTTGGGCATTCACAAGATCTTTAAATTCTACACAGAAGCCTTGGTAAACGATCCCGAAATTGTGGACATTGCACCGGAAGCTCGAGACTGTTATTTTCCTTATGAAGTGCCGCCGTGGAGTGTTCACAAAGCGTATAGTTTTAGTGCCTGCATCAGCGATTGCACCAGATTGGCTCAAATGGACAAATGCAACTGCACGCTTTACATCTTTAATCCGTTTAACGATACACGATTTCCCGACTGTGACTTTGAGGGCTTATTGTGCCTGGAGCGAAATGGTGTGGTCAAACCGAATATTGCTTGGATGATGAAATATCGACATCCAGTGGCAAATTGTGATTGCTTGCCAGCCTGCACAGAGTCCAATATTCAAGCCATCTATTCGCAAGAGCAAATCGA ATATCCTGGTGCTAAGGATGCCAATATTACTGTTTCGATGACAATGTGGCCCACTAATCAATTTCATCGCATAGCACTTCGAACTAAGCTCGATATTGTGGTCACACTTGGAGGAATTCTGGGACTGTTTCTCGGAGCCAGCATTCTCAGCGTTATCGAGATTATTTACTACTTTACAATTCGAGCGGTAAACACATATCGTTTCGCACACAGACCAAATTAG
- the LOC133837173 gene encoding fructose-bisphosphate aldolase, whose protein sequence is MTTHFYYPNKELQEELSCIAKALVAPGKGIIAADESNTTMGKRFQMIGLENTEENRRLYRQLLITTDPKISENISGFIMFHETLYQKTDAGVPFAEVLRKKGIIPGIKVDKNSVPLFCSMDEFTSQGLDDLHLRCAQYKKDGCDFAKWRVVMKIDKTTPSYHAIMENANVLARYAAICQSQHLVPVIESEVLMIGDHDLDRCQKVTETVLAAIFKALSDHHVYLEGVLLRPNMVTPGQSSHKNNTPADIGLSTILALRRTVPPAVPGILFLSGGQAEEEASVNLNATNNVPLCKPWALTFAFGRAMQVSALRSWGGKKDNVSNAQAELIKRARAHSLASIGKYVPGSIESLYGSEKLVIDSNEL, encoded by the exons ATGACAACGCACTTCTACTATCCCAACAAGGAGCTGCAGGAGGAATTATCCTGCATTGCCAAGGCTCTTGTGGCTCCTGGAAAAGGCATAATTGCCGCAGATGAATCGAATACGACAATGGGAAAACGCTTTCAAATGATTGGACTAGAAAACACAGAGGAGAATCGTCGTCTCTATCGCCAATTGTTAATTACCACTGATCCCAAAATATCTGAGAATATCTCTGGATTCATAATGTTCCACGAGACGCTCTATCAAAAAACTGATGCTGGTGTTCCATTCGCAGAAGTTCTTCGCAAAAAAGGCATTATTCCAGGTATTAAAGTAGACAAGAATTCCGTGCCACTTTTCTGCTCGATGGATGAGTTTACCTCACAGGGCTTGGATGATCTGCATCTACGTTGTGCACAGTACAAAAAGGATGGCTGTGATTTTGCCAAATGGCGTGTGGTCATGAAAATCGACAAGACAACGCCCTCGTATCACGCCATCATGGAAAATGCCAATGTGTTGGCTCGCTATGCAGCCATTTGTCAGTCACAGCATCTGGTTCCTGTAATTGAGAGCGAAGTACTGATGATAGGCGATCATGACTTGGACCGTTGTCAGAAGGTCACCGAAACCGTATTGGCTGCCATTTTTAAGGCGTTGAGCGATCACCATGTCTATCTCGAAGGCGTTCTGCTGCGACCCAACATGGTGACTCCTGGACAGAGCAGCCATAAGAATAACACTCCTGCTGATATTGGCCTAAGTACTATCTTGGCTCTACGTCGCACTGTGCCGCCTGCTGTCCCGG GCATTTTGTTCTTATCTGGTGGACAGGCGGAAGAGGAAGCGTCGGTTAACTTGAATGCCACCAACAATGTGCCATTGTGCAAGCCTTGGGCACTCACCTTCGCTTTTGGACGTGCGATGCAAGTCTCGGCATTGCGCTCTTGGGGCGGTAAAAAGGATAATGTGTCGAACGCTCAAGCGGAGCTTATAAAACGCGCCAGG GCACACAGTTTGGCGAGTATTGGCAAATATGTGCCCGGCTCCATTGAGAGTTTGTATGGCAGTGAAAAATTAGTAATCGATAGCAATGAACTTTAA